The genomic stretch CAGGGTTTCATCGGGGGTGGCCAATACTTTTTTCCTTTTGTTAACGTTCACAAGAAACTGATAACTTCATCTACAAGTTCTGAAATATCCGAAGGTGGTGCTTCAATGATCTGGTGGCCTGGCAAATGCTTATGTTCTTTAAAATGCAGTTCTGGCTTATGACGGGCATTGTCATATCGGAAGTGCAGGCTGCCATTTATGTCCTGGTATTGATATCCATAGCTGACCACCTCAATGCCGTACATTGCATCGATATATTCTTTGATATGAAGAGAGCTTCCATCGACCAGGATGACGGTCACTTTCAGCAGCGCCTGCTTTCCTGCTCTTAACTCTTGATGAAAACTGATGGAGTCCGCATATCCATAACGGTCAATTCTATCGATGGCTTCCC from Desulfonatronovibrio magnus encodes the following:
- a CDS encoding toxin-antitoxin system TumE family protein, which translates into the protein MSLHEYLQAFREAIDRIDRYGYADSISFHQELRAGKQALLKVTVILVDGSSLHIKEYIDAMYGIEVVSYGYQYQDINGSLHFRYDNARHKPELHFKEHKHLPGHQIIEAPPSDISELVDEVISFL